The genomic DNA TACGGGTTCGACCAGTACCTGTCCGATTCCGGAATGCTCAGGCTCCGGCACAAGGGACCCGTCGGCGGCCTCTTTTTCGCCTCGGCGTGGACCATTCCCGGCGGCGGCTACCAGCCGTCCATCATGGCTGGCTCTATCGCCGCGGGCCGCGCCCTGGCCCACATCGCCAAGGGGGCGTAACACATCGTTTTTTATGAATATCGAGCACCCCATTCTATGGGGGATATCAGATCTATCGAGCAATTCTAAAGGAGTTCATTGATGCCGAAAAAGTATGACGCGGTGGTCATCGGCGCCGGTCTGGGCGGGCTCTCCGCCGCGACGCTCCTGGCACGAAGCGGGAAAAAGGTGCTGCTTCTGGAGCGGCACAACATCCCCGGCGGATACGCCACCACCTTCTGTCGGGGCCGCTTCGAATTCGACATCTCACTGCACGAGCTGTCGGGGATCGGGACACCGGAAGAGCGGGGCGACCTCTATAAGTACCTGGAGATGGTGGGCGTCACGGAAAAAATGACGTTTCTTCCCATGCCGGACCTCTTTCGTGTAGCCGACGATGACCTTGACATGACCATCCCTGCGGGAAGGGACACATCCCAGGAATACCTGATGGACCACTTCCCGAAGGAGGCGGAGAAGATAGACACGTTCTTCGAGGTCATGCGGGACGTGATGAACGATTTCCGCGGAATCATCGGCGGCGCGGCGAACCCGACCGCGGACCTGACGCCGGAGAAATTTCCGGGCTACGTCAAATACGGGATGAAGCCCTGGGGCGAGGTACTGGACAGCATGATCGATGATGATCGGCTCAAGAAGGTGCTCTCGGCCTACTGGGGATACCTGGGCCTGCCGCCCTCGAAGCTCCCGTTTCACCTGATGACCGCCGTGTGGGAGTCGTTTCTGGACACCCCACCCTACCACATCCGGGGACGCTGCCAGGCGCTGTCCAACGCGTTTGTCGAGGTAATCTGTGAAAACGGCGGCGAGGTGAAATTCAACTGCGGCGCGAAAAAGATCCTCACCGACGGAAAAGAGATATCCGGCGTCATCACCGATGAAGACGAGGAAATATCCACGAAAGTCGTCATCTCCAACGCCAACCCCCACACCACCCTCATCGACCTGGTGGGTATGGAACACGCGCCCAAAAAGGTCCTGAAGGACATCACCAGCCGCCCCGCCGGGTTTTCCACCGTCAACCTGTACGTGGGGCTTGCGTGCCCGCCGGAAACCATTGGGGCGAAGGTGCATGAAAACTTCATAAAAATGGCGGGGGATATCGAGAACATGTGGGAGGAGTCGTTCACCCTGAAACCTCCCCGGGGCTTTCTTTTGACCTGCTACAACGTCACCGATCCTGAGTTCTCACCGCCGGGGACATCGGTCGTGGTGATTACCTCCTCGGCGTACGCCCGGCCCTGGTACCTGCTGCCCCCGGAGCGCTATGTGGAGGAGAAAAACGCCTATGCGGCGGCGATCCTTGACATCGCCGAGGAATTCTACCCCGGATTCAAGGAACACATCGAGGTGATAGAGGTGGCCACCCCCATCACCAACATGCGCTACACCGGCAATCCGGGCGGGGCCATATACGGTTCCGAGCAGTACCTGTCCGACTCCGGCATGCTCAGGCTCAGGCATAAGACCCCCATCGGCGGGCTCTTCTTTGCGTCGGCCTGGACTATCCCCGGCGGCGGTTATCAGCCGTCCATATCGTCCGGGTCCATCGCAGCGGGCAGGGCCCTGGCCAAACTGTCATAAAGAGGACTGGAATAATGAAAATAAGCGAATTTTTAAGCCACGTGGAAGGATTCAACGAAGCCGTCAACGAGCGGGAGGTGCTCAAAAGGGTCATGGGGGACATCACCATCCCCAAGGAGTTTGCCAAGAACTTCGTGCAGCAGCTCCACCCGGACAACATCCAGGCGAAGGTGGTGGACATCATCGAGGAAACGTCCACCGCCAAGACATTCCGCCTGGCCCCGAAAAGCGGCTATCTCCCCCCGTTCCGAGCGGGCCAGTACGTCACCTGGGAGGTGACCATCGGTAATGTAAAGACGGGCCGGGCCTTTTCCATCTCCTCCCCCCCGAACCAGCGGGGATTTTACGACATCACGGTCAGGAGGATGCCCGAAGGATTCGTCTCCCACTATCTCATGGACGACGTGAAGGTCGGCGACGAATTCACCCTCAGGGGACCGGCGGGGACCTTTTACCACGAGCCTCTGACAGACGGGAAGGACCTGGTGTTCCTGGCAGGCGGCTCCGGCATCACCCCGTTTCGCAGCATCATCCAGGAGACGGCCGAGAGGGGGCTTGATTTCAACATCTGGCTGATATACGGCAGCCGCACCGAGGACGATGTAATCTTTGGCGATGAGCTGAAGGCCATGAGCGAAAAGCACAAAAACATCAACGTGGAGACGGTCATCAGCGAGCCGGGTAAGAATTACAAGGGCGTGACCGGCTTCATCACCAGTGATGTCATTAAAAAGATTGTGGGCAAGGTTGAGGGAAAGACCTTCTACATGTGTGGCCCCGAGGCGATGTATCAATTCTGTAAACCTGAGGTCGAGAAGCTGAAGGTACCCCGGAGAAAATTCAAGATTGAATCCTACGGCCCCCCGGCGGACATCACGAAAGAGGCGGGCTGGCCGAAGGAGATCAAGGCCGACGACGAGTTTTCGGTGAAGGTCAACGGAGAAAAGACCATCAAGGTGAAGGCGGGAGAGCCGCTGCTCAACAGCCTGGAGCGAAACGGCCTGGTGGCGCCTTACTTGTGCAGGAGCGGCGAGTGCAGCTACTGCCGTACAAAGGTCGTCTCCGGAAAGGTCTTTATGCCCGATCGCGTGCCGGTGCGGGAGGCGGACCGGTGGTACAACTACGTCCACGCATGTCTCTCCTACCCGCTGTCCGACCTGGAGATCAGGTACTGATCTCTCACATCGAGACGTCAGACGTCCATCGCACAATTAAACACGGGCGTGTCGGATCGACACGCCCGTGTTTTGTCTATACATCGATATGCTGCACGTCGCCCCCCCTCTCTTCCCCGGACACCCTCCCCCACGCCGCCGCCCCTCAGTCGGCGGAAATCGACACCCCCGCGACGAAGACCTCCTCGATATGCAATTCCCCATCAAGAACCAGGAGGCTCGCCTCCTTGCCCACGGTGATACTCCCCAGATGTTTATCGAGACCCAGAAGCCGGGCTGGGGTGAGCGATGCGGCCCGGAACACGTGGGCCAGGGGAATGGAGGTTTTAGTCGCCAGGTTCCTGATCCCGGCCATCTGGGGGCTTGCGCTTCCGGCCAGCACGTCCGTCCCGCCGATCATGACCTTCCCGCCTTTCACCAGGCATTTCA from Candidatus Zymogenaceae bacterium includes the following:
- a CDS encoding NAD(P)/FAD-dependent oxidoreductase, which codes for MPKKYDAVVIGAGLGGLSAATLLARSGKKVLLLERHNIPGGYATTFCRGRFEFDISLHELSGIGTPEERGDLYKYLEMVGVTEKMTFLPMPDLFRVADDDLDMTIPAGRDTSQEYLMDHFPKEAEKIDTFFEVMRDVMNDFRGIIGGAANPTADLTPEKFPGYVKYGMKPWGEVLDSMIDDDRLKKVLSAYWGYLGLPPSKLPFHLMTAVWESFLDTPPYHIRGRCQALSNAFVEVICENGGEVKFNCGAKKILTDGKEISGVITDEDEEISTKVVISNANPHTTLIDLVGMEHAPKKVLKDITSRPAGFSTVNLYVGLACPPETIGAKVHENFIKMAGDIENMWEESFTLKPPRGFLLTCYNVTDPEFSPPGTSVVVITSSAYARPWYLLPPERYVEEKNAYAAAILDIAEEFYPGFKEHIEVIEVATPITNMRYTGNPGGAIYGSEQYLSDSGMLRLRHKTPIGGLFFASAWTIPGGGYQPSISSGSIAAGRALAKLS
- a CDS encoding 2Fe-2S iron-sulfur cluster binding domain-containing protein gives rise to the protein MKISEFLSHVEGFNEAVNEREVLKRVMGDITIPKEFAKNFVQQLHPDNIQAKVVDIIEETSTAKTFRLAPKSGYLPPFRAGQYVTWEVTIGNVKTGRAFSISSPPNQRGFYDITVRRMPEGFVSHYLMDDVKVGDEFTLRGPAGTFYHEPLTDGKDLVFLAGGSGITPFRSIIQETAERGLDFNIWLIYGSRTEDDVIFGDELKAMSEKHKNINVETVISEPGKNYKGVTGFITSDVIKKIVGKVEGKTFYMCGPEAMYQFCKPEVEKLKVPRRKFKIESYGPPADITKEAGWPKEIKADDEFSVKVNGEKTIKVKAGEPLLNSLERNGLVAPYLCRSGECSYCRTKVVSGKVFMPDRVPVREADRWYNYVHACLSYPLSDLEIRY